GGTCGTTCAACCGGAGCGCGGGCGCTGGCCACCTGGCAATACATAGTGATTACGAAGGGTTGAAGGGGCGACATCCCCGGCGCTCCTTGTTGATAATGATAACCAAATTCATTAAACTCATCGAATGACGACGAGTCGAGCGGCAGGACTGGGACTTCTGGCGCTGCTGTCGGGACGCCCCGCATGGTCCCAGGAACCGGTCGCGCAGCCACCGCTCACCTTGCCGCAGCGTCCCGAAGCACCGACCAGCGAGGGCGACCCCGTTCAAATCCGACCTGTCACCGACGGCGACGCTCAACTCCACTTGCTCGCACGCCCCGAAGACGCGCCTACTCGCTGCGCCTCAGCACAGTCGCCAAAACGAGCGTCGTCGCATGCCGATGAACGTGAAGGCGAACCTTCGGGCGTCTCGCTGGAGTTTCCCGGAGGAGTCCTGGCTCTCTCCGCCGCCGAGGAACTGTCCTTGGAACTTGGAGAAGACTTGGCTCAGCAGGAGTGGCTCATTGCTCCAGCGCTTGGCGCTAGTTTCTCTTTGGGAGGTGCTTGGGCGGGAGCGACTCGAGTTGGCCTGGAAGTCAGGAACTATGGCGCAGTAGTCGAAGGCGAGCTGCGCCGCTCACTCTTGTTTGGTGGACCGACGCTCAGTTGGGAAGCCGACAGCTTGGGTGCTGAAGTGTACTGGGCGCCCCAGTTGCAGGACCTACTACAGGGTGGAACGGATACTGGCTCCTTCCACGCGGCGGAGCTACGCATCGCCCTGAGTTTGGCGCTCTGAGCCCTCAGCGCACGTCGGCCATCACGATGGGCGGAACGTGCAGACAGCTCACCGACAGCGACTTGGCTTCGCCGTTCTTCGCGCGGTAGAGCGCCTCGTCCATCGTCGGCGCGGTTTCCCAGCCCAGCAGCTTGGGGATGTACTCGTTGTCGGCACCGACGACGATCACGCGGCCCGCGTGCTGCCGTCCATTCTCGCCCCAGTACCACATGTAGAACGGGTGCGCGGGATGGTAAGCGTGCCCGGTGCGGAACATCTGGATGAAGGCGGGGTCCGTGGCCATCTTTCGCTCGTAGCGCTTGTGCAACTCGACGGCGTCACGCGTTTCGGGCAGCAAGCGATGCACGAACTCGATGTAGGGCGCGTGCTGCTCGTGGTCGAACTTGTCACTGCAGGGATGCAGCAAGATGATCGTGCCGCCCTTCTTCACCAGCGGCACGCCTCGGTTCATGTTGAACAAGTAGCCCTGGGCCAGCACGCTGACCAACAGAGGGTTCAGGTAGGCGTGCACGTTGTAGGGACTGATGTAGGGGATCGGAAACACCACGACATCCGACTGCCCTGTGACGGGCACCGAGTACTGCTCGAAACAGCGTTCCAACGCCTTCGCGTGGACGGCTTCGGTTTCGCCGGCCCAAACCCCGGTCATGCCGTAGGGCGCCGGGAACTTCTCGAAGATGGCCTGTCGCGCCGCCTGGGGCAGGCGCGCGGTGCTGGCGACGAGACCCGCAAGCAGCGCGCGCTCGCGTCCGTCGAGGTCGTCCTCGTTCTTTGCGAGAAAGCCCAAGGTCGGGTCGAACATGCGGTTGTTGATGGTCGTCTCCACCGTGAAGACGTTCAATGCCGCGTTGGCGACGCGTCCCATGCGCGTGAGCCGAGTGGAGAGTTCGCTGGCCTCGGGGTCCATGTAGCTCTTGCAGGCGCGAATGGTCTCGGGGTTGTGGTGGTGGGAGAGGCTGCGGTAGCTGGCGAGCCCGCACATCAAGCTCTTGTGCCCACCATTCATCGGCACGAAGTCGATGTTGACGTAGATGATGAGGTCGCTCTCGGCCGCTCGCCGATTCATCTCCACGACTTCACCGAGTTCCGTCGTCCCCACGACCGTCAGGTTGTCTCGATCTTCGGCGTCGTGGTTGTAGAGGCGGTCCGGCCAGTACTCGTCGAACACACGGTCGCCCACCATGTGCCGCACTTCCTTGGCTTTCATCCGCCGGTGGATGCCTGTGGCGATGATGATCTCCACGTCGTCTACGGCGTGGTCTGCCAGTACGGCCAGCACAGCCTCGATCACCCGCTGGCGCACGTCCGGTCTGCGCATGGGCGGCAGGGGCAAGCTGATGTCATCGACGGCGAGCGTGACTTTCATGCCCGGGCGGAGCTTGGCGTACAGGGGTTCGCTGCCCAGGGGATGGTTCAAGGCGTAGCGAATCGCTGCGTCGGCATCCTTCAGCGGCTCGATCGGTGGCTTCGGGTAGATCACGCGGCTACCGACGGGAAGATCCACCTCCACCAGTTGGTCGCCAGAAAAGAGAACTCGCGGGCGGCTGTCCCGCTCCAGGGTCACTACACAAGGGTGTGTCATGGGTCTTTCAGGCGCTGGCCGACAGATTGAAACTGGGCCAGCTGTAGGCCTTGGCGAGGAGCGCAAGGCGAGGATCGGGATTCACCGCAGCCGGGTGACCCACCACGCTGAGCATCGGCAGGTCCGAGTAGCTGTCGCTGAAGGCGTAACACTCCTCCAAGTCGAAGCCGCGGGCCCTCGCGTGCTCGCGAATCAGGCGGGCCTTTTCCGGTCCCGCCACCACAGGCTTGAGCAGCTTACCGGTCGCGTAGCCGTCTTTCATCTCCAGGCGATTGGCGATGAGTTCGTGGGCGCCCAGGTGACTCACCAAGCGCTCCAGAATGAAGTCCAGGGCGCCGGAGATGAGCACTACCGTGTGCCCACGCTCGACGTTTTGCCGCACCAGAGCCCGCGCATGCTCGAAGATCGCAGGGCGAATGACCTCTTCGAAGACTTCGTCCGCGAGGAGGACGAGACGGTCCTCGCTCATGCCTTGGTAGGACGCGTAGAGCAGCTCGTTGAAGGTGCGACGATCCGCCAGCTCCGCCAGGCCCATGGCCGGCGCCCGCATGAGTGCCCGCCCCAAGCGCATGGCGGTCTGCACCGGAGTGCCTTGGTTGACCAGGTAGAACAGCGTCGGGTGCACCAGATTGGTGGAAATCAGGGTGCCATCGACATCGAAATAGCTCGCCGTCACGGGCGGATTCGATCCCCGGCCCGCTGGCCGCGTCAAGCGCTGCGGTCAGCTGCAGCGCGTCATCGCGAACGACGAAGGCTTTTGTGCCTTTCGAAGACGCCCTAGAATCCGCTCGCCGCATGACCCCTTCGGCTCGCGACCTTCTGCACGCCAGCAAGCGGGAGCTCATGGAGCTTCTGCGAAGCGGGCACGACATCGACCCCGCCGCGCTCCACGACACGGAGTACAAGGGCACGAGCCTCGGTTTGCCACGCTGGGTCGAGCGGCTGACGTGGAAGAAGTTCAAGAAAACCTTTCACCACGACCCTTCACGCAACGTGCTGCGCGGTTGGAACGTGCGACTCGAGCAGAACGCTCTCGATGAACCGTGCGTGCCTCGCTTGAAGCACGGCACACCAGTGACCTTCGGTCACTACCAGGTCGTTTCCCCAGCGCAGTTCCGTATTCCCGAAGGCTGCGATCACGGGCTGCTGATCCACTACGGTTTGGGAGGCAACGGAAGGCTGGATCCGATGACGCGGGTGCGCGACCCGCTCGTTGCATTGGAGGCCGGTGATACGCGACTGCTGCTGGGTTGGTCGTACGTGGACATCGGTTGGTGCCTCGGTACGCCGAGCTTCTTCACGCTGGAGTACGACGGCCCCCTGGCGCGAGTGGTGGAGGCTCCGCTATCCATGGCCACGGTCCAATGCTAGCGTGCGATCCGTGCATCTAGTCGATCGTTCCACCGACCTACCGCCGCTGGTCGACGCCCTGCGTGGCAAGCAGCGATTCTTTCTGGACACCGAGTTCGAGTCCACTCGCGCTGGCACGACCCTGAGCTTGGTCCAGATCCACGACGGCAGCGACGTGCATGTCGTTGACGCCCTCCGACTGGGGAAGCTCTCCGTCCTGGGGGAAGCGTTGGGCCAGCCGAACTGCGAGTGGATCCTCCATGCTGGGCAGCAGGACGTGCCACTGCTCACCGCGCAGCTGGGCCTGTCGCGGCTGCCGCGGGTGCTCGACACGCAGATCGCGTGGGCCTGTTGCAGTCCAGAGGCGTCGGTGTCTTTGGCCTACCTGGAGATGGTGCTGCTCGGTAAGCGCCGCGCCAAGGGCCACCAGGCCGATGACTGGAAGCGGCGCCCGCTCCCCGCGTCTCAGCTCGCCTACGCCGCCGAAGATGTCGCGAATCTCCCTGCCCTGCTAGATGCGATCCTGCCTCGCCTGCAGCGGCTGGATCGCGTGGAGATAGCCTTCGAGGCCAGCCAAGAGTTGCTGGAGCCGGAGATAGAAGCGCCTCGGCGGCTACGCCTCAGCGACTTCCGCAACGCGTGGCAGCTGGATGCGGGACAGCAAGCGGCGCTGCACTTTCTCCTCGATTGGCATGCGTCCCTCTCCGACGCGCGCGCACAGCGAGCACCGGACGCCAAGACGCTGATGAGCATTGCGGCGCGTCTACCGAAGAACGCCAGGGAGCTTTCCCGGATAAAGGGCGTGCCTCAGCGCTTGGCGGACGCCGAGGGCGCCGCGTTGTGCGCCGGGTTGGCGCGGGCCGCCGCAGGCGCGGATCAAGAAGGCTTCGAACCGATCTTCCCGCCGCCTTATGCCACCTTCGGCGACATCCGCCGGGAGGGATGGCTGGCTCATGCTCGCGCCGAGCTCGCGGCAAGCTTGGAGATCGCGCCGGAACTGCTGATGCCATCGCGAGTGGTGAAGTCCCTGCGTGCCGCCTGGGAGGACACGGGGTCCCTGCAGGCTGCGCTGGACGAACTGCGAGGTTTTCGCCGCAAGCTCTTGGCGCCCGCCCTGCGCGAGTTCGCACAAAGCAACCCAGTCCCAGAAAACGCCGCTGTCGCCGCTTCGGCGTGACGATCGTCACTCCCGCACGGGTAGCGGCGAGCGCCCGGATCGCCTGTTGCGCGCCGTCCATGGCGCGGTATATGACCGCTCACCGTGCCGTCCTCCGAAGCCCTGACCCACGGCGTGCGCGTTCACGTGCAATCCAGCTACTCGCCCGAGCATTCCAGCCCCGGCGCGCAGCAGTGGTTCTTTCTGTACACCGTGCGCATCGGAAACGAAGGGGAGCAACCGGTGCGTTTGCTCCAACGCCACTGGATCATCACCGATGCGAGTGGCAACACCGAAGAGGTGCGCGGTCCCGGCGTCGTTGGGCAGCAACCGCTGCTGCGCCCGGGTGAAGCCTTCGAATACACGTCAGGATGTCCACTGCGCACCCCCTTCGGCAGCATGCGGGGCAGCTACCAGATGCTCGGCGACGGCGGCGACACTTTCGAGGCAGAGATTGCGGCGTTCGCACTGACCCAGCCGGGTAGCGAGCACTAGCGTTTCCGCCACAAGTGTCGGGAATGCGCCAGCATTTCAGCATTGAGCAAAACCTGCTCAATGCAGCGCTCCCAGATGCGACCCATCATCAGCCGCCGCGGGTAGTCATCCAACACATCAGGGCGGCCCGCCTGGAAAGCTCGAGTCAGATGCGCCGGTCTTGCGAGAACCGGAGCGGAGCGTACTTGAGTACGTGAGCACCGGAAGCGCAGCAATACCAAGCAGATGGCCGAGATCTCCAGGCGTCGTTCCCAGATGCGACCCATCATCAGCCGCCGCGGGTAGCACGGGGACCGGCGATCGGGCATCCTGATCCCGTCAGCGAGAGGTAGGGGATGTACGCGCCAAGTCAGGGAGCCGGCCAGGGTCGCGGTCGCGAGACGTTGGATATCGCCGTCTCGGATCCGCTGCTGGGGCGCACCCTGCTCGACGCCTACCGCATCCAAAGCCGAATTGCCGAAGGCGGCATGGGAGTCGTCTACGCCGGTGAGCAACTTCGCCTCAACCGCACGGTCGCGGTCAAGGTGCTGCGCGCGCCGCTAGCCCAGAACTCCGAGGCCCTCGCGCGGTTCCGCTTGGAAGCCGAGTTGATCGCGCGCCTTGGGCATCCTCACATCGTACAGATCATCGACGTCGGCTCCACCGACGACGGGACTCCCTTCATCGTGATGGAGTACCTGCACGGCGAGACGCTGCTGGACCGTATCGGGCGCTCGGGGCCATTGTCCCTCGAGGCTAGCTGCCGCGTGTTGGAACGTCTGGCCTCCGCTCTGTCTGCGACCCATCGCGCTGGGGTCGTGCATCGCGACATCAAACCCGAGAACGTGTTCCTGGTGACGACCCCGGGGGACGCGGAGTTCGTGAAGCTCTTGGATTTCGGCATCGGCAAGGTCGTCGCAGCCGAGCACAAGATCACCGAGGGCGCCGTGACCCTTGGGACACCCGAGTACATGGCTCCCGAGCAAGCCAATGCGCGCGCAACCGTGGACGCGCGGGCGGATCAATACTCGCTGGCGGCCGTTGCGTTCACCATGCTCGCCGGGCGGCCGCCCTTCGTGGGTTCCACCCCGGCCGACGTGTTGGCACAGTTGCTTTCGGACGAAGCTCCCAAGCTCTCGACGCTTCGCCCGGACTTGCCGCAGCACCTGGATCCCGTTCTGGCCCAAGCCCTGGAGAAGGATCCGACGCGACGATTCCCAAGCGTTTTGGACTTCCATCGGGCAATCGAACGCGCCAGCCACGGCGCCGTTCCTTCCA
The nucleotide sequence above comes from Polyangiaceae bacterium. Encoded proteins:
- a CDS encoding lactate racemase domain-containing protein; this translates as MTHPCVVTLERDSRPRVLFSGDQLVEVDLPVGSRVIYPKPPIEPLKDADAAIRYALNHPLGSEPLYAKLRPGMKVTLAVDDISLPLPPMRRPDVRQRVIEAVLAVLADHAVDDVEIIIATGIHRRMKAKEVRHMVGDRVFDEYWPDRLYNHDAEDRDNLTVVGTTELGEVVEMNRRAAESDLIIYVNIDFVPMNGGHKSLMCGLASYRSLSHHHNPETIRACKSYMDPEASELSTRLTRMGRVANAALNVFTVETTINNRMFDPTLGFLAKNEDDLDGRERALLAGLVASTARLPQAARQAIFEKFPAPYGMTGVWAGETEAVHAKALERCFEQYSVPVTGQSDVVVFPIPYISPYNVHAYLNPLLVSVLAQGYLFNMNRGVPLVKKGGTIILLHPCSDKFDHEQHAPYIEFVHRLLPETRDAVELHKRYERKMATDPAFIQMFRTGHAYHPAHPFYMWYWGENGRQHAGRVIVVGADNEYIPKLLGWETAPTMDEALYRAKNGEAKSLSVSCLHVPPIVMADVR
- the apaG gene encoding Co2+/Mg2+ efflux protein ApaG; translation: MPSSEALTHGVRVHVQSSYSPEHSSPGAQQWFFLYTVRIGNEGEQPVRLLQRHWIITDASGNTEEVRGPGVVGQQPLLRPGEAFEYTSGCPLRTPFGSMRGSYQMLGDGGDTFEAEIAAFALTQPGSEH
- a CDS encoding serine/threonine-protein kinase, which codes for MYAPSQGAGQGRGRETLDIAVSDPLLGRTLLDAYRIQSRIAEGGMGVVYAGEQLRLNRTVAVKVLRAPLAQNSEALARFRLEAELIARLGHPHIVQIIDVGSTDDGTPFIVMEYLHGETLLDRIGRSGPLSLEASCRVLERLASALSATHRAGVVHRDIKPENVFLVTTPGDAEFVKLLDFGIGKVVAAEHKITEGAVTLGTPEYMAPEQANARATVDARADQYSLAAVAFTMLAGRPPFVGSTPADVLAQLLSDEAPKLSTLRPDLPQHLDPVLAQALEKDPTRRFPSVLDFHRAIERASHGAVPSSRRPARAKSAPPAEPTRGTPPQRRLSTGSRAKAHLEAARQAMTRGAHDDAVEHAEALLELGARDRDPIALDLLRTWLPTLDRIFRERVGSLSQRVAQGARARQGNLENISPKARVLIEGAGKGDPRIRDLIATAGYPEREGLWLIAGLLRRKLLVLL
- a CDS encoding HAD family hydrolase → MTASYFDVDGTLISTNLVHPTLFYLVNQGTPVQTAMRLGRALMRAPAMGLAELADRRTFNELLYASYQGMSEDRLVLLADEVFEEVIRPAIFEHARALVRQNVERGHTVVLISGALDFILERLVSHLGAHELIANRLEMKDGYATGKLLKPVVAGPEKARLIREHARARGFDLEECYAFSDSYSDLPMLSVVGHPAAVNPDPRLALLAKAYSWPSFNLSASA